In Thiospirochaeta perfilievii, a single window of DNA contains:
- a CDS encoding HEPN domain-containing protein has product MAEKFLKQYELLINKAKVDLKVAKNILRDFNNGDDELDLEVVMFHLQQSTEKILKSILDLNSIKFPRTHDIEELINLLKESKIDLNYNTIDKLIVLSDYAVEGRYGLIHDDMHDIDLFIGIISNLLDNIGY; this is encoded by the coding sequence GTGGCAGAGAAATTCTTAAAACAATATGAGCTTTTAATAAATAAAGCAAAAGTAGATTTAAAAGTAGCCAAAAACATCTTAAGAGATTTTAACAATGGTGACGATGAATTGGATCTTGAAGTTGTTATGTTCCACTTACAACAATCAACAGAAAAGATTTTAAAATCAATCTTAGATTTAAACAGTATAAAATTCCCTAGAACCCATGATATTGAAGAGCTAATTAACCTCCTGAAAGAGAGTAAAATAGACCTAAACTATAACACTATAGATAAACTTATTGTCCTCTCTGATTATGCAGTAGAAGGCCGGTATGGTTTGATACATGATGATATGCATGATATTGATCTATTTATTGGTATTATTTCGAACTTATTAGATAATATAGGTTATTAA
- a CDS encoding CcdB family protein, which yields MEQFDILYNKNKSSKNDVPYLINLQSDPMNILATTVVAPLRKTSKYSEQILTKLHIPITINNIDYTIFTSELASIPTNIIGDKVLNANYLRQDCTEAIDLLFTGF from the coding sequence ATGGAGCAATTTGATATTCTATATAACAAAAATAAAAGTAGTAAAAATGATGTTCCCTATCTTATAAACCTACAATCTGACCCTATGAATATTTTAGCTACAACAGTTGTAGCACCACTTAGGAAAACTTCAAAATATTCTGAGCAAATTCTAACTAAGTTGCATATTCCAATTACTATTAATAATATTGATTATACAATATTCACGTCAGAATTAGCTTCTATTCCAACAAATATAATTGGTGATAAAGTTTTAAATGCGAACTATCTGCGACAAGATTGTACTGAAGCAATTGACTTACTTTTTACTGGTTTCTAA
- a CDS encoding YhfG family protein — MIKKSFEEKVEFIRKNRLNNYKESLRLEGINPMLKLHGKTRAEIIAYYNNQK, encoded by the coding sequence ATGATTAAAAAATCCTTTGAAGAGAAAGTAGAATTTATAAGAAAAAATAGACTAAATAACTATAAAGAGAGTTTAAGACTGGAAGGTATTAATCCAATGTTAAAACTACATGGTAAAACAAGAGCTGAGATTATCGCTTATTATAATAACCAAAAATGA
- a CDS encoding DDE-type integrase/transposase/recombinase, which produces MELITVATETGARLREACKAMEISTSSFERWRAGNLIDSRKGSVKNIPQKLTYEEEQELINLCCNKQYKDLNPYKIHASLLDKGVYIASISSFYRVLRKNSLITHRGNSRPSKKRNPPLERKATGPNQVWTWDITFLKTDISGLFYYAYVIIDIWNRSIVKWAIHDREHDTLAQELFQCALLENQHPDVFVHSDNGNPMKGVSFIKDCSILAISSGLISLISLSNFFLIVFISEPSLRFFTISRNLASFSLLFPIPSPICKLLWIIVFYYKLISNSRITRNK; this is translated from the coding sequence GTGGAATTAATAACAGTAGCTACTGAAACTGGTGCTCGTTTACGTGAAGCTTGTAAGGCGATGGAAATATCTACAAGTTCCTTCGAACGTTGGCGAGCTGGTAATCTTATTGATTCTAGAAAAGGATCTGTTAAAAACATACCCCAAAAGTTAACTTACGAAGAAGAACAAGAACTAATTAACCTCTGTTGTAATAAGCAGTACAAAGATTTAAATCCTTACAAGATTCATGCTTCTTTGCTAGATAAAGGTGTCTATATAGCCAGTATAAGCTCGTTTTATCGAGTTTTAAGGAAAAATAGTCTAATTACACACCGCGGTAATTCACGCCCATCAAAGAAACGTAATCCTCCACTCGAAAGAAAAGCGACAGGACCTAATCAAGTTTGGACTTGGGATATTACCTTTTTAAAAACAGATATAAGTGGTCTCTTTTATTATGCATATGTAATTATTGATATTTGGAATAGGAGTATCGTGAAATGGGCTATTCATGATAGAGAACATGATACACTTGCTCAAGAACTATTTCAGTGTGCTCTACTTGAGAATCAGCATCCTGATGTTTTTGTACATTCAGACAATGGTAATCCTATGAAAGGAGTTTCTTTTATTAAAGACTGCTCAATATTAGCAATTTCTTCAGGACTTATATCCCTAATAAGTTTATCAAACTTTTTCTTAATTGTTTTTATATCTGAACCTTCGTTGAGATTTTTTACAATCTCCCGTAACTTAGCTTCTTTTTCTCTGTTATTCCCAATTCCTTCACCCATATGTAAACTCCTTTGGATAATTGTTTTCTATTATAAACTAATATCGAATAGCAGAATCACCCGTAACAAATGA
- a CDS encoding DUF1858 domain-containing protein produces MNSEIEIKLTDTLFTITQRYPETIDLFVANGFPQMETASKRETMGSVITLDMAMKSKNKNSKLFLQLLKEVINQKKDMADEGEGINDFSNSCDIAGVLPCPVKIPLLDGFKTFSKEYYKQHGNGINYRLKSASGGSLGLKMRYGMLKMKQKSPTYLYLQDLNSFLIKS; encoded by the coding sequence ATGAATAGCGAAATTGAAATTAAACTAACAGATACACTCTTTACAATTACCCAGAGGTATCCTGAAACAATAGATCTTTTTGTTGCAAATGGTTTTCCTCAAATGGAGACAGCTTCAAAAAGAGAAACTATGGGTAGTGTCATAACCTTGGATATGGCAATGAAATCCAAAAATAAAAACTCAAAACTATTTTTACAACTTTTAAAAGAGGTTATAAATCAAAAAAAAGATATGGCAGATGAGGGAGAAGGGATTAATGACTTCTCTAACTCCTGCGATATAGCTGGAGTACTCCCTTGCCCTGTAAAAATACCCCTACTTGATGGCTTTAAAACATTTTCTAAAGAGTACTATAAACAGCATGGAAACGGAATTAATTATAGATTAAAGTCCGCTTCAGGGGGATCTCTTGGCTTGAAGATGAGGTACGGGATGCTAAAGATGAAACAGAAATCCCCGACCTATTTATATCTGCAGGATTTGAACTCTTTTTTGATAAAAAGTTAA
- a CDS encoding FAD-dependent oxidoreductase, which yields MKYDIVVVGGGPAGLSAAMALKTKYRNKSLILIKQEEIGLVPCGMPYIFGKLNYNVDADVKPHKPFIDAGGILLIDTVTSLVREKKEINTKNSGVIEYDKLLLATGSDPLIPKFIKGYDNPNIYYIKKSYNYMKDISPILKISKRIAIIGGGFIGLEVADELAHDKNKEISLIEMEENVLSLAFSKFFSEKAEESLEKNAINILTNTKLLEVKQNINDIQLNFSDGESLCVDAVIFALGYRPNTQFAKEAGLTLNKFGAINVDNFMRTDDKDILAIGDCAKKRDFFTRKDSNAMLASVAGAESRFVAENFFEVCSTKNSIGTIRVFSTMLNGQVFAVAGLTEKEATEENMDVTIGKFTGYDKHPRTLPGTTKITIHLTSMRKTGAIVGAEITGGQSVGEMINVLAVAIQSRLTIYELYSYQIGTQPLLTAGPTVTPIMKVLENTIRSKSLNKE from the coding sequence ATGAAATATGACATAGTAGTAGTAGGCGGAGGGCCTGCTGGATTATCAGCAGCTATGGCTCTTAAAACCAAATACAGAAATAAGAGTTTAATATTAATCAAACAGGAAGAAATTGGTTTAGTTCCATGTGGTATGCCATATATCTTTGGAAAATTAAATTACAATGTCGATGCCGATGTAAAACCTCATAAGCCATTTATTGATGCTGGGGGAATTTTGTTAATTGATACCGTAACATCCCTTGTTAGGGAGAAAAAAGAGATAAACACTAAAAATAGTGGGGTGATAGAATATGACAAACTTCTACTTGCTACTGGTTCAGACCCTTTAATACCTAAATTCATTAAAGGATACGATAACCCCAATATCTATTACATAAAAAAAAGTTATAACTATATGAAAGACATTTCTCCTATTTTAAAAATATCAAAAAGAATAGCTATTATAGGTGGCGGTTTTATTGGTTTAGAAGTAGCTGATGAACTTGCCCATGATAAGAATAAAGAAATATCATTGATCGAAATGGAGGAAAATGTACTATCCCTAGCATTCTCTAAGTTTTTTAGTGAAAAGGCAGAAGAGTCTTTAGAGAAAAATGCAATTAATATTTTAACAAATACTAAATTATTAGAAGTGAAACAAAATATAAATGATATTCAACTTAATTTTTCTGATGGTGAATCTCTTTGTGTCGATGCTGTCATTTTCGCCCTTGGTTATAGACCAAATACTCAGTTTGCCAAGGAAGCAGGATTAACACTAAATAAATTTGGTGCAATTAATGTAGATAATTTTATGAGAACCGATGATAAAGATATTTTAGCGATTGGAGACTGTGCTAAAAAAAGAGACTTTTTTACAAGAAAAGATTCAAACGCTATGCTAGCGTCGGTAGCAGGTGCTGAATCTAGATTTGTTGCAGAGAACTTTTTTGAAGTTTGTAGCACAAAAAATAGTATTGGAACTATTAGGGTATTTTCCACGATGTTAAATGGCCAAGTTTTCGCAGTAGCTGGACTTACAGAAAAAGAAGCTACTGAAGAAAATATGGATGTTACTATAGGAAAATTTACAGGCTATGATAAACACCCAAGAACACTGCCAGGGACAACAAAGATCACCATACATTTAACATCAATGAGGAAAACAGGTGCTATTGTTGGAGCTGAGATTACCGGTGGCCAGTCAGTAGGTGAAATGATAAATGTTTTAGCCGTAGCTATACAATCAAGATTAACCATTTATGAGTTATACTCATATCAGATAGGAACCCAACCACTATTAACAGCGGGACCAACAGTAACACCAATAATGAAGGTATTAGAGAATACAATTCGTTCTAAAAGTTTAAATAAGGAGTAA
- a CDS encoding cupin domain-containing protein has translation MKITPVNKAEVVVQKNGVKGQRIYDYNETIANHITLTPGARLDTHTTPVDVFFYVLEGKAWIEVGDERIAVESDSLIESPKDIPHAIENFSNTEILRVLVVKTPKT, from the coding sequence ATGAAAATAACACCAGTAAACAAAGCTGAAGTTGTTGTACAGAAGAACGGAGTAAAAGGTCAAAGAATTTACGATTATAATGAGACAATTGCTAACCATATTACTCTTACCCCAGGAGCTAGACTTGATACACACACAACTCCGGTTGATGTATTTTTCTATGTACTGGAAGGAAAAGCATGGATAGAAGTTGGAGATGAACGTATTGCAGTAGAATCAGATTCACTTATTGAGAGTCCAAAGGATATACCCCATGCTATAGAAAATTTCAGCAATACAGAAATTCTTAGAGTTCTTGTTGTAAAAACTCCTAAAACGTGA
- a CDS encoding Crp/Fnr family transcriptional regulator, which yields MNKRTWNDSIFENGIEKKYSKCDVIHTSEDICYSMGRVESGSVKICRVLPSGKEIVLKEITAGETYAELIVFLNINYPGWIIAKEETVVKEISEVKIFEYLKMRENLESFLYGISNKMLGLTDKIELLSFKTLKQKLIFLITKNNNLTIKEVVISDLASSLGCSREALSRSISDLVSEGVISHKNNEIRIINEDKLDKIFI from the coding sequence ATGAATAAACGAACATGGAATGACTCTATATTTGAAAATGGGATAGAGAAAAAGTATTCAAAATGTGATGTAATTCACACCTCTGAAGATATATGCTATTCCATGGGTAGGGTTGAATCAGGTTCTGTAAAAATATGCAGAGTTCTCCCTTCGGGAAAAGAGATTGTATTAAAAGAAATAACTGCTGGGGAAACGTATGCTGAACTTATAGTTTTTCTAAATATCAATTATCCCGGCTGGATTATCGCAAAAGAAGAGACCGTTGTAAAAGAAATTTCAGAAGTTAAAATATTTGAATATCTAAAGATGAGAGAAAATCTTGAATCATTTCTCTATGGAATATCAAATAAAATGTTAGGTCTTACAGATAAAATTGAATTATTATCCTTTAAAACCCTAAAACAAAAATTGATATTTCTTATAACTAAAAATAATAATTTAACAATTAAAGAAGTTGTTATATCCGATCTGGCATCTAGTTTAGGATGCTCCAGAGAGGCTCTATCCAGATCTATTTCCGACTTAGTATCAGAGGGTGTTATTTCACACAAAAATAATGAAATCAGGATTATCAACGAGGATAAACTGGATAAAATCTTTATTTAG
- a CDS encoding type II toxin-antitoxin system RelE family toxin yields MNDFKIAETNSFVKKIKKSEYKRLYKKIETYVYPILKRNPYFGPNIKRLKGEFSEFYRYRIGDYRLFYKIEEDKILIFVVDIKHRKDAYN; encoded by the coding sequence TTGAATGATTTTAAAATTGCTGAAACAAATAGTTTCGTTAAAAAAATAAAAAAATCAGAATATAAAAGGTTATACAAAAAGATAGAGACTTATGTTTATCCGATACTTAAACGTAATCCCTATTTTGGTCCCAATATCAAAAGACTAAAGGGAGAATTTTCAGAATTCTATAGATATAGAATTGGGGATTATAGATTGTTCTATAAAATAGAAGAAGATAAAATTCTGATATTTGTTGTCGATATAAAGCATAGAAAAGATGCTTATAATTAA
- a CDS encoding type II toxin-antitoxin system CcdA family antitoxin, whose amino-acid sequence MKTRTNVSIDKNLLDSARTYNIVISALLEEAIKQEIKKIEKDLWLKENSTNLKNYNERVIHSGVFSDDIRSF is encoded by the coding sequence ATGAAAACGAGAACAAATGTAAGTATAGATAAAAATCTACTAGATTCTGCAAGAACCTATAATATAGTTATTTCGGCTCTTTTAGAGGAAGCAATTAAACAAGAGATAAAAAAAATAGAAAAAGATTTATGGTTAAAAGAGAATAGTACAAACTTAAAAAACTACAATGAGAGAGTCATACACTCAGGAGTTTTTAGTGATGATATTCGGAGTTTTTAA
- a CDS encoding CopG family transcriptional regulator: protein MAKTVTMRIDDNTYNLIKNAATGERRSISNFIEYATMAYLAEESFISDKEMDEILNDKDLLVNLKNGNEEIESGKYRIIE from the coding sequence ATGGCTAAAACAGTAACCATGAGAATTGATGATAACACATATAATTTAATTAAAAATGCAGCAACTGGGGAAAGAAGGTCAATTTCAAACTTTATTGAATACGCAACCATGGCTTATTTAGCAGAAGAAAGCTTTATTTCTGATAAAGAAATGGATGAAATCCTTAACGATAAGGATTTACTTGTAAACCTTAAAAATGGAAATGAAGAAATTGAATCTGGGAAGTATAGAATAATTGAATGA
- a CDS encoding permease has translation MTTVIMIVLAVILLVVSIIKSRSRSKQAVQIAKKMFLGTIVEVAGVMAIVGLVLALLPPEIIKDILGGGSTILSTIYGALIGTLTIMPAFIAFPLTKSLYVSGAHLVSLAAFLTTLTMVGFATFPIEVRHFGKKFAIVRNSISFAMALIIAFFMGLLL, from the coding sequence ATGACAACAGTTATTATGATTGTATTGGCGGTAATACTGCTGGTTGTTTCTATTATTAAAAGTAGAAGTAGAAGTAAGCAGGCAGTACAAATTGCTAAAAAAATGTTTCTTGGAACAATTGTAGAGGTTGCCGGAGTTATGGCAATTGTAGGTCTGGTTCTTGCACTTCTTCCACCTGAAATTATTAAGGATATATTAGGTGGAGGGAGTACAATACTAAGCACAATTTACGGTGCTTTAATTGGAACCTTAACAATAATGCCGGCTTTTATTGCATTCCCGCTAACTAAATCCCTCTATGTGAGTGGAGCTCATCTTGTATCCCTTGCAGCATTTCTAACAACATTAACTATGGTTGGTTTTGCAACATTTCCTATCGAAGTAAGACACTTCGGGAAGAAGTTTGCCATTGTACGAAACAGTATAAGCTTTGCCATGGCTCTTATAATTGCGTTTTTCATGGGGTTATTATTATGA
- a CDS encoding NifB/NifX family molybdenum-iron cluster-binding protein, translating to MESFKICIGTNDNRSIANTHLGDTSFFNIYELYNNQEFKFVKQIVNSSKDMDHSKEDKMRSIIRLIGDVEVLVSKQKSPNFIKISQKTKYLPIIVKADTLDSVIEIIGRSFTEIYKSIGTMDIILDF from the coding sequence TTGGAGAGTTTTAAAATTTGCATAGGAACTAATGATAATAGAAGTATAGCTAATACACACCTAGGTGATACTAGTTTTTTTAATATTTACGAGCTATATAACAACCAAGAGTTTAAGTTCGTTAAACAGATTGTAAACTCCTCCAAAGATATGGATCACTCTAAAGAGGACAAAATGAGGTCTATAATTAGATTGATAGGTGATGTAGAAGTGCTGGTTTCAAAACAAAAAAGCCCTAATTTTATTAAAATATCACAAAAGACTAAGTATCTGCCTATTATAGTAAAGGCAGATACATTAGATAGTGTTATAGAAATTATAGGTAGATCCTTTACAGAGATATACAAAAGTATTGGAACCATGGATATAATTCTAGACTTCTAA
- a CDS encoding 4Fe-4S binding protein, producing the protein MKLKAINQLRTVIEVFFLVFFIGLTINNKLQLWFGIFLIGTILSTIIGRYYCGWICPMNTLFRPIDFIYRKFKIKRLKPPVILSKTWLRYLFLILFVVSMVAVRVIHIKINILLYVVILSVFITLFIEESFWHKAVCPFGTILSLTSRKSTISMNIDENNCISCGKCQKVCPSESISTKENKKRFNLKQECLMCYQCIEACPVKVCNITK; encoded by the coding sequence ATGAAATTAAAAGCCATTAATCAATTACGAACAGTAATTGAAGTATTTTTTCTAGTTTTTTTTATAGGTCTAACTATAAATAACAAACTTCAGTTATGGTTTGGAATCTTTCTTATTGGGACAATACTTTCGACTATTATAGGTAGATATTATTGTGGTTGGATCTGCCCAATGAATACTCTATTCAGGCCTATAGATTTTATTTACAGAAAATTTAAAATAAAACGGTTGAAGCCTCCCGTTATACTATCTAAAACCTGGTTAAGGTATCTTTTTCTGATTTTATTTGTTGTATCAATGGTAGCTGTAAGAGTGATTCATATAAAAATAAATATACTACTCTATGTTGTTATTCTATCAGTTTTTATAACACTTTTTATAGAAGAGTCTTTCTGGCACAAAGCGGTATGTCCATTTGGAACCATTCTATCATTAACATCACGAAAGTCCACAATATCAATGAATATAGATGAAAACAACTGCATAAGTTGTGGTAAATGCCAAAAAGTCTGTCCATCTGAATCTATATCAACAAAGGAAAATAAAAAGCGATTTAATCTTAAGCAGGAGTGCCTTATGTGCTACCAGTGCATTGAAGCATGTCCAGTTAAGGTTTGTAATATTACAAAATAA
- a CDS encoding ABC transporter substrate-binding protein: MGKYRDQGLFHDMSSLDSFNSCYSGLDLKDPKGNYSILASVPAIFLVNTEELNGRKRPETWDQLLSDDFINSIALPVEDLDLFNAVLLTLYKEKGSEAIKSLGRNMLSSMHPAQMVKNSGKSEDKPAVTVLPWFFTKMVFPGTSLEVVWPTDGAILSPVFIAAKKDKKNELEDIVHYFESESVGEILRDKGYFPSVNPNIDNRIPKDNKFRFLGWDFIYNNDITEIINICMDLFNKAVI, from the coding sequence ATTGGAAAGTATAGGGATCAGGGTTTATTCCACGACATGTCATCTCTAGATAGCTTTAATAGCTGTTATAGTGGATTAGACCTAAAGGATCCTAAGGGAAACTACTCCATATTAGCCAGCGTTCCTGCAATCTTTTTAGTTAATACCGAGGAGTTAAATGGTAGAAAAAGACCCGAAACATGGGATCAGTTACTATCAGATGACTTTATTAATTCAATAGCACTACCAGTAGAGGATTTAGACCTATTTAATGCTGTACTTCTAACACTGTATAAAGAGAAGGGGTCAGAAGCAATTAAGTCTTTAGGAAGAAATATGCTTAGCTCAATGCACCCGGCACAGATGGTTAAAAATAGCGGGAAGTCAGAGGATAAGCCAGCTGTTACTGTCCTTCCTTGGTTCTTTACTAAAATGGTATTCCCTGGGACATCCCTAGAAGTTGTCTGGCCAACAGATGGTGCTATTTTAAGTCCAGTATTTATAGCAGCAAAAAAAGATAAAAAAAATGAATTAGAAGATATTGTTCACTACTTTGAGTCTGAGAGTGTGGGGGAAATTCTACGGGATAAGGGATACTTCCCATCAGTTAATCCAAATATAGATAACCGAATACCAAAAGATAATAAATTTAGGTTTTTAGGTTGGGATTTTATATATAACAACGATATTACAGAGATTATAAATATCTGTATGGATCTATTTAACAAGGCGGTTATATGA
- a CDS encoding permease, which translates to MIRKIKQFKFLILAGLLYIVFFIFNREIFFNAIGITKGFLAEMIQVLPPVMILSALITVWVPSKTIQKGLGEKAGIKGRFLSILIGSVSAGPIYAAFPAALVLFKKGASISNMVIILSSWAVIKIPMLMVEIQFLGLQFSLTRFFLTIPAVLGIGLLTEKLVKRSDIKEEDKEEERIELPNLNCGGCGFSSCDAFRNAIIDGEKTLAGCIVLTRGK; encoded by the coding sequence ATGATAAGAAAAATTAAACAGTTTAAATTTTTAATATTAGCAGGGTTGTTATATATAGTATTTTTTATTTTTAACAGAGAAATATTTTTTAATGCTATTGGAATTACAAAAGGTTTCCTTGCAGAGATGATTCAGGTTCTTCCTCCTGTTATGATTCTCTCGGCATTAATAACAGTATGGGTTCCATCTAAAACTATTCAGAAAGGATTGGGTGAGAAAGCAGGTATAAAAGGTCGTTTTCTCTCTATTTTAATAGGGTCTGTTTCAGCCGGTCCTATATATGCAGCATTTCCTGCAGCTCTGGTTCTCTTTAAGAAAGGGGCTTCTATTTCAAATATGGTTATAATCCTAAGTTCCTGGGCTGTAATAAAGATACCTATGCTAATGGTTGAAATCCAGTTTCTTGGATTACAGTTCTCTCTTACAAGATTCTTCCTTACAATTCCTGCTGTTTTAGGTATTGGTTTACTAACAGAAAAACTAGTAAAGCGAAGTGATATAAAAGAAGAGGATAAAGAAGAAGAGAGGATAGAACTTCCAAACCTGAATTGTGGAGGTTGTGGATTTAGTAGTTGTGATGCTTTTAGAAATGCTATTATTGATGGTGAAAAAACTTTAGCAGGGTGTATAGTACTAACAAGGGGTAAATAA
- a CDS encoding nucleotidyltransferase domain-containing protein, whose protein sequence is MIADIDLIKKDITERLKVLNPEKIILFGSYAYGNPSEDSDLDICVVEDKVESKIAEKTKIRALLKDIRVSKDIIVSYKEEYDFYKTQINSVFYDIETKGDLLWQRNS, encoded by the coding sequence ATGATTGCAGACATTGATCTAATAAAAAAAGATATCACAGAAAGACTAAAGGTTTTAAATCCTGAAAAAATTATCTTGTTTGGAAGTTATGCCTACGGTAATCCATCAGAAGATAGTGATCTGGATATTTGTGTTGTTGAAGATAAGGTAGAATCAAAAATTGCAGAAAAAACTAAAATTAGGGCTCTACTAAAAGATATACGAGTTTCTAAAGATATTATTGTTTCATATAAAGAAGAGTATGATTTTTACAAAACTCAGATAAATTCAGTGTTCTATGATATTGAGACTAAAGGTGACTTATTGTGGCAGAGAAATTCTTAA
- a CDS encoding reverse transcriptase domain-containing protein: MGPQGGSISSLYANIALDGLEKIIQDKYHRNSKGNIGNHFKAKMKVNLIRYADDFIITANTKEIAEDLKNIVSDFLKLKVSNI; this comes from the coding sequence CTGGGTCCACAAGGTGGATCGATATCAAGCCTATATGCTAATATTGCATTAGATGGTCTTGAAAAGATTATTCAGGATAAATATCACAGAAACTCAAAAGGTAATATAGGGAACCACTTTAAAGCAAAGATGAAAGTCAATCTTATTAGATATGCTGATGACTTCATAATTACTGCAAATACGAAAGAAATTGCAGAAGATTTGAAAAACATCGTCAGTGACTTTCTTAAATTGAAGGTATCAAATATATAA
- a CDS encoding YibE/F family protein, with translation MGSQATNTLRVKAKVISVDNSEVNQFGIVKTGDQTVVAEILNSRFKGKHINAVNILMGKMEFDKIFTEGDTVLATLNIDENTDEVLFGNIVDHYRINLELVLFLLFVGLLVFYSGWTGVRAIVSFIFTGLMIWKVLIPGFLAGLSPIILSNSVVAIFTGVIIFLIAGFNRTGVNAFASAISGVIVTTVLALLFGALFKIHGATKPFTEMLLYAGYAHLNITDIFLSGIFLASSGAVMDIAMDVSASMTEVLNKKPDITRKELFLSGIKVGRAVIGTMTTTLLLAYSGGYTGLLMVFVAQGTPGINILNLNYVAAEVLHTLVGSFGLVIVAPLTAFLGSFILLYDRKE, from the coding sequence ATGGGATCACAGGCAACTAATACTTTACGAGTAAAAGCTAAAGTTATTTCTGTTGATAATAGTGAAGTAAACCAGTTTGGTATTGTAAAAACAGGAGACCAGACTGTAGTGGCCGAGATACTAAATAGTAGATTTAAAGGTAAACATATTAATGCTGTAAATATTCTTATGGGTAAAATGGAGTTTGATAAAATATTTACTGAAGGCGATACTGTTCTTGCAACTTTAAATATAGATGAAAATACAGATGAAGTATTATTTGGAAATATTGTTGACCATTACAGAATAAACCTGGAGTTGGTACTTTTTCTACTATTTGTTGGTTTATTAGTTTTTTATTCAGGATGGACAGGTGTAAGGGCTATAGTTAGTTTTATCTTTACTGGTTTAATGATTTGGAAGGTTTTAATTCCTGGTTTTCTTGCAGGACTTTCTCCAATAATTCTATCTAATAGTGTTGTTGCAATATTTACAGGAGTTATTATATTTCTGATTGCTGGGTTTAATAGAACTGGGGTTAATGCATTTGCATCTGCAATTTCAGGAGTAATAGTTACAACAGTTTTAGCTCTACTATTTGGTGCACTATTTAAAATACACGGGGCTACAAAACCTTTTACAGAGATGCTCTTATATGCTGGATATGCCCATTTAAATATTACAGATATCTTCTTATCTGGTATCTTTTTAGCTTCATCTGGAGCTGTAATGGATATTGCAATGGATGTCTCTGCATCTATGACAGAGGTATTAAATAAAAAACCAGATATTACTAGGAAAGAACTTTTTCTCTCAGGTATTAAAGTAGGTAGAGCGGTTATCGGTACTATGACAACCACACTTTTACTTGCCTACTCTGGGGGGTATACTGGGCTTTTAATGGTTTTTGTTGCCCAAGGTACACCTGGGATTAATATTTTAAATCTAAACTATGTAGCTGCAGAGGTTTTACATACTCTAGTTGGGAGTTTTGGGCTAGTTATTGTTGCCCCTTTAACAGCCTTTTTGGGTAGTTTTATACTTCTGTATGATAGAAAAGAATAA